In Ignavibacteriota bacterium, the following are encoded in one genomic region:
- a CDS encoding YdeI/OmpD-associated family protein, giving the protein MATKDKRVDAYIANSADFAKPILTHLRNLVHQACPDVEETMKWSFPHFDYKGMMCSMASFKQHCAFSFWKASLMKDRTLMENAKSEKAMGHLGKITSLADLPKDKLLLNYIKEAARLNDDGVKLPQKPKSSLKKDLKIPDYFLHALKKDKKAIQTFNEFSYSHKKEYVEWITEAKTEETKLKRLETAVQWMAEGKPKNWKYLKK; this is encoded by the coding sequence ATGGCTACTAAAGACAAACGTGTTGATGCATACATTGCAAACTCTGCAGATTTTGCTAAACCTATTCTAACACATTTACGAAACCTTGTTCATCAGGCATGTCCTGATGTTGAAGAAACGATGAAGTGGAGTTTTCCTCACTTCGATTATAAGGGAATGATGTGCAGTATGGCTTCATTCAAACAACATTGTGCTTTCAGTTTCTGGAAGGCATCGCTAATGAAGGATAGAACATTGATGGAAAATGCAAAGTCGGAAAAAGCAATGGGTCATCTGGGAAAGATTACTTCTTTAGCAGACCTTCCGAAAGACAAACTACTACTCAACTATATCAAGGAAGCCGCACGATTGAATGACGATGGAGTGAAACTACCACAGAAACCAAAATCGTCTTTAAAGAAAGACTTAAAGATACCGGATTACTTCCTTCATGCGTTAAAGAAAGATAAGAAAGCAATTCAAACATTCAATGAATTTTCTTACTCGCACAAGAAGGAATATGTTGAATGGATTACAGAGGCAAAAACTGAAGAAACAAAATTGAAACGATTGGAAACTGCTGTGCAATGGATGGCGGAAGGGAAACCCAAAAATTGGAAATACCTGAAGAAATAA
- a CDS encoding riboflavin synthase, translated as MFTGIIEEVGTIQSVQRQGGGIRFRVSAPKYSPELKVNDSVSINGACHTVVWRSNDTFDVESVEETLKKTTLGSLQTGSRVNLELPMRLNERLGGHLVLGHVDTVGTIKTIVQRGNSTMYSIEIPEQFKNYIIPVGSIAIDGVSLTIAEIEESVVRVSIIPHTLENTIFQQYKNGTMVNLEFDLIGKYIERMMSETTGEKKMKSSLTEVYLREEGF; from the coding sequence ATGTTTACAGGAATTATTGAAGAAGTAGGAACGATTCAAAGCGTTCAGAGACAGGGTGGAGGAATTCGCTTCCGGGTTTCTGCGCCGAAGTATTCGCCGGAGTTGAAAGTAAACGATAGCGTTTCGATTAACGGCGCGTGTCATACGGTTGTGTGGCGAAGTAACGATACGTTTGATGTTGAAAGCGTAGAAGAGACGTTGAAGAAAACAACGCTTGGTTCGCTTCAAACAGGAAGCCGGGTGAATCTTGAATTGCCGATGCGTTTGAATGAACGTCTCGGCGGTCATCTTGTCCTTGGACATGTTGATACAGTCGGAACGATAAAGACGATAGTACAGCGTGGAAACAGTACGATGTATTCGATTGAAATTCCTGAACAATTCAAGAACTACATCATCCCTGTCGGTTCGATTGCTATTGATGGAGTGAGTTTGACAATTGCTGAGATAGAAGAAAGTGTTGTTCGGGTTTCAATTATTCCTCACACACTTGAGAATACAATTTTCCAACAATATAAGAACGGAACGATGGTGAATCTTGAGTTTGATTTGATTGGAAAGTATATTGAGAGGATGATGAGTGAAACAACAGGGGAAAAGAAAATGAAGAGTTCACTTACGGAAGTGTATTTACGGGAGGAGGGATTTTAA
- the ribD gene encoding bifunctional diaminohydroxyphosphoribosylaminopyrimidine deaminase/5-amino-6-(5-phosphoribosylamino)uracil reductase RibD: protein MKNFDIKYIKQCLSLARKGAGSVSPNPMVGCVIVKNGKVIGTGYHQKFGEAHAEVNAINSARESVSGATVYVNLEPCNYFGKTPPCTKLLIKSKIKRVVVGMLDPNPKVSGKGIKQLQKAGIEVEFGLLEDETKKLNEAFTKYILTNRPFVTLKIAQTLDGKIADRNRKSKWITGEESLHHVHQLRAEYDAVLVGAGTIKADDSLLTVRQVQGRNPVRVILDGNFSLSEDAKIFHDTSAKTLLFTSKMRGRKQNDKKSYLESLGVEIIEMPDPVPGYMSLENILKVLGEKGIASLLVEGGATTFSHFLERNLADKMMCFIAPKILGQGLNVFEELPKRLLGNEIKLQDVSVRAIGSDFLIESYCR, encoded by the coding sequence ATGAAAAACTTTGATATTAAATACATAAAACAATGCTTGTCACTTGCGCGCAAGGGCGCTGGAAGTGTCAGTCCTAATCCGATGGTTGGATGTGTGATTGTAAAGAACGGGAAGGTGATTGGAACAGGGTATCATCAGAAATTCGGTGAAGCGCATGCGGAAGTGAATGCAATCAACAGCGCAAGGGAATCGGTGAGCGGAGCGACGGTGTATGTGAATCTGGAACCGTGTAATTATTTCGGCAAAACGCCGCCATGTACAAAGTTGCTTATCAAATCAAAAATTAAACGTGTTGTGGTCGGAATGTTGGACCCGAATCCAAAAGTAAGCGGCAAGGGAATCAAGCAACTGCAGAAAGCAGGGATTGAAGTTGAGTTTGGTCTGCTTGAAGATGAAACGAAGAAGTTGAATGAAGCATTTACAAAATATATTCTTACAAACAGGCCGTTCGTCACTTTGAAGATTGCACAAACACTTGATGGAAAGATTGCCGACAGAAACAGGAAGTCGAAATGGATTACCGGGGAAGAGTCGCTTCACCATGTTCACCAGTTGCGAGCGGAATATGATGCAGTACTCGTCGGTGCAGGGACAATCAAAGCAGATGATTCGCTCTTGACGGTTCGACAAGTTCAAGGGAGAAATCCTGTACGGGTAATTCTTGACGGAAACTTCTCTCTTTCGGAGGATGCAAAGATATTCCATGATACATCTGCAAAGACACTTCTCTTCACAAGTAAAATGAGGGGACGGAAGCAGAACGATAAAAAATCGTATTTGGAAAGTCTCGGTGTTGAAATCATAGAAATGCCTGACCCGGTTCCCGGTTACATGTCGCTTGAAAATATTTTGAAAGTCTTGGGTGAAAAAGGAATCGCTTCACTGTTGGTTGAAGGAGGAGCGACAACATTCAGCCATTTTCTCGAACGAAATCTTGCCGATAAGATGATGTGTTTCATCGCTCCGAAAATTCTCGGTCAGGGATTGAACGTGTTTGAAGAACTTCCGAAGCGATTGCTCGGAAATGAAATCAAACTTCAAGATGTATCCGTCCGGGCGATTGGAAGTGATTTTTTGATTGAATCTTATTGTAGATAA
- a CDS encoding Gfo/Idh/MocA family oxidoreductase: MEKVRIGLVGLGWVAQIFHLPILTKMDDVEVVAVCDKDKSRAKLIAEKFNIKRWYSDYQEMLKVEDLHAVDICTSTDAHLPVAIASMQAGKDVFVEKPIARHYDEAVKMAEAAKEYKRKLMVGMNNRFRPDTMILKSFIEGGELGKVYYVKAGWLKKLTADRVWLTKKEKAGGGVFLDLGIVLLDMSLWMLGFPAVQRVSAKMYRHETKSVEDTCLGFLEMKYGVSVFFEASWTFQSEQDFFYCEFYGSEGSATINPLRIHKKLHGNLVNVTPVKADSPQHLYKKSYENEFKHFVGAVHGFHPIISSGEEAVQRMKVVDALYKSAAKGKEVVLR, encoded by the coding sequence ATGGAGAAAGTACGAATAGGGTTAGTCGGGCTGGGATGGGTTGCACAGATTTTTCATCTCCCGATTCTGACAAAGATGGACGACGTGGAAGTTGTCGCCGTGTGCGATAAGGACAAGTCGCGGGCAAAACTCATTGCAGAAAAATTTAATATCAAACGATGGTACAGCGATTATCAGGAAATGTTGAAGGTGGAAGACCTTCACGCAGTTGATATTTGTACAAGTACCGACGCGCATCTTCCTGTTGCGATTGCTTCGATGCAAGCAGGGAAAGATGTCTTCGTCGAGAAACCGATTGCGCGGCATTATGATGAAGCGGTGAAGATGGCAGAAGCGGCGAAGGAATACAAACGAAAGTTGATGGTGGGGATGAACAATCGCTTTCGCCCCGACACAATGATTCTGAAAAGTTTTATTGAAGGGGGCGAACTCGGAAAAGTATATTACGTGAAAGCCGGTTGGTTGAAAAAACTTACTGCCGACCGTGTTTGGTTGACAAAAAAAGAAAAAGCAGGCGGTGGTGTGTTTCTTGATTTAGGAATTGTCCTGCTGGATATGTCGTTGTGGATGCTCGGCTTTCCGGCAGTGCAACGGGTGAGCGCTAAAATGTATCGCCACGAAACGAAAAGTGTAGAAGATACGTGTCTCGGCTTTCTTGAAATGAAGTACGGCGTCTCCGTTTTCTTTGAAGCGAGTTGGACGTTTCAATCAGAACAAGATTTCTTTTATTGTGAATTCTATGGTTCGGAAGGAAGCGCAACAATCAATCCTCTGAGAATTCATAAGAAACTTCATGGCAATTTGGTGAATGTCACTCCCGTAAAAGCAGATTCGCCGCAACATCTCTACAAGAAAAGTTATGAGAATGAGTTCAAACATTTTGTTGGAGCGGTTCATGGATTTCATCCGATTATTTCTTCCGGCGAAGAAGCAGTTCAACGGATGAAAGTTGTGGATGCGCTGTATAAGTCTGCGGCGAAAGGAAAGGAAGTGGTGTTACGTTAA